The sequence CAATCAATTTGATTAATGTTGTAACATCTCTTAAACATGGGACATTGGTCAGTTTAGTTGGTGTTTCTGCTAAAATCATCGCTGCTAATAGTGGCAATGCTGCATTCTTAGCACCCGAAATACGCACTTCCCCATTGAGTGCTTTACCACCTCGAATGACAAATTTATCCATCTCTACACTCCAAATAAACTTGCTTTACGCCATTCTTCTTGAGTCATGGCACGAATGGTAACTGCATGAACAACACCTGATTTAATATGTTCATTTAATGGTGCATAAACGGATTGCTGACGTGCTACCGTACGCTTACCTTCAAATATGTCATCAACTATACGCAAATCAAATTTGCCACCCTCTCCTGTTACATGGATTTCAGCTTGTGGAAATGCTTGTTTTAAAATTTGTGCTAATTGTTCACTATTCATGGGCGACCTTCATGATGGTTGGCAAAATATTTTTTCTATTCTACCTGATTTTTATATGAAATTCAGCAATTTTTAAATATGCCTTAGCAACTGTTTTGTAAAGTAGATGATACAGATTTTATTGCCGTATCAATCTACCATCATTTCATTATATTATTTTTGTTTACGCTGACGTTGGCGAACAATTTTTTCCACTTTTTCTCTAGCACGCTGACGTTTTAAAGGCGATAAATAATCGACAAATAATTTACCATTTAGATGGTCTAACTCATGCTGAATACATACAGCAAATAAACCCTCTGCCTCAACTTCTACTTGTTCGCCATCTAAATTTAAATATTCAATTTTCACACGTGTTGGACGTTCCACATCATCATACACTTGTGGAATAGATAAACAGCCTTCTTTATATACTGCACATTCTTCAGTTAAAGGAGTAACTTGTGCATTAATAAATACCATTGGTTCACTATGGTCTTCCGTTAAATCCATCACAATCAATTGAATATGACGATCAATTTGGGTTGCTGCCAAACCAATACCTTTAGCCTCATACATCGTCTCAAACATATCAGCGACTAATTGACGAATTTCATCATTAATTTCCGCAACAGGTTGAGCAATGGTACGCAATTTAGGGTCTGGATAATGTAAAATAGGAAGTAAAGCCATAAAAATACCTCAAAAAATGCTATTTTCTTAAAAAAAATCGAATAAAAATGTAAACTACATCGAAATTTTATCAATAAAAATGTTATTATATCTTAATTCTAAACTTTAATTTTGGGAATTATCATAATGGCTCAGCTTTTTAATGGCATTTCGTCAAAAAAACGTTCAAGTTTTAAGCAAAGTGTTTTAGCTGTTGCATTAGCAACAGGTTTAGCACTTACAGGTACACAAGCAGTTCATGCAAGCCCAAATAAGGCACCACCATCAATTAAAGCAGGTGCACCACAAGTATATGTGGTAAAAAAAGGAGATACTTTATGGGGTATTGCTGGAAAATTTTTAAAAAGCCCATGGCGTTGGAAAGAAATTTGGGCAGGTAACCGTCATGTTAAAAATCCACATCGTATCTATCCGGGCGATCGCTTATTAATGTGTAGTTATAAAGGTAAGCCTTTAATTGGTAAAGACCAAGGTGATGGCTGTGCAGGAATCATCAAACGCCATACAGGTAGTGCCAAAGGTCCAAATAACCCTCAAGTCCGTATAGAACCTTTAGAAGCCTCTATTGCAACTATTCCTTTAGCACATATTGAACATTGGCTTACACGCTCAATTATCATGTCACCAGATAGCTTGACTCATGTTCCATATATACTTGCACCAGCAGATAAACGCGTACTTGCAGGTAAAGGGCAAATTGTTTATGCTCGCGGCAATGGTTTAGAAATTGGTCAAGAATATGGTGTATATCGCCAAACGACCCCTTATACTGAAGTCATTCCAGCAGAGAAAAAATACAAAAAGCCAACCGTTAAAGTACTGGCTGAAGAGTTAGAACAAGTGGCAGCAGGTGTAGTAACTTCAATTGATGCATCTGGTACTGCAACCATTGAATTAACTGAAAGTTACACGGCTGAAGTACGCAGTACAGATGTAGTGTTACCAATTTACGAAACAAATTATCCATCAATGTTCTTCCCTACCCTTAAAAATCAAGTAACAGCTGGTGGTAAAGTCATTCGTGTACAAGGTTCTATTTCTTCTGGTGCAAAAAATAGCGTCATAACCATCAATCGTGGTACAAAACACGGTATGGATTCTGGACAAGTTTTTGCGATTAATGAAGCAGGTGAAGTGGTTCAAGATCCAAAGACTAAACAATCTGTACGCTTACCTGATCGTGGCATTGGTCATGTGATGATTTTTAAAACCTTTGATAATATGAGTTACGGTTTAATTTTGGATGCAACTGGACCTGTACATACGGGTAGTTCAATTGTTCCATCTGAATTAATCGACTAATTCATTCCTAAAATTATTTTAGATTTTAAATATTATGTTGCACCAAATTAGTGAAGTTTTGCTCCATCGCATTAAACTCTGGTATTTGGTGCAACATTCTTTAACCACCTATCATCATTTAATTCAATATTTTGGTTCAGCAGAATTAGCCACCCAAGATAATGCTTTAAGACAATGGGAAAATCTTACTATCCATAGTTCCCACAAACAGCGAGCCACACAATATCTACAAAATCCACAAGCTTTTTTTCATTGCTTACAGCAATTATGTGATTATTGTGATTTTATCCTTGCTGATGACGATGAACATTATCCTGAACAATTAAAACCTTATAATGACCGTTCACCTTTAATTTTTGGTCAAGGTGATTTATCAATATTAACGCAAGCTCAAATTGCTATTGTTGGCAGTCGCAAACCGAGTGCTCATGGCCCCAAAATTGCCTATGATTTTGCACATTATTTAGCTGAAAAAGGTTATTATATTACCAGTGGTTTAGCTAATGGTATCGATACAGCAGCTCATCATGCAGGAGTTAAATTTCAAAAAACTATTGCCGTAATTGGTTCTGGTTTAGACCAAGTATATCCTGCCGCCAATCGTCCATTACAGCAACAGATTATTGCTCAACACGGTGCAATCTTAACAGAGTTTTTACCTACCACACCGCCTTTACAGCATCATTTTCCTAGACGGAATCGTATTATTAGTGGTTTAAGTTTAGGTACATTGGTGGTTGAAGCTGCCATTAAAAGTGGCTCACTGAGTACTGCCAAATGGGCTTTAGAACAAGGCAAAACTGTATTTGCCATTCCAGGGCATATTCAAAGTGAATATCATCGTGGGTGTCATTTATTAATTCGTGAAGGGGCTATTCTAGTTGATGAGCCACAACAAATCATTGATGAATTACAACAAACAGTACAATGGCAAACTTCATCTTACATTCCAACTCCAACAGTTTCATCATCTAAGAAACAACCTACAAATGTTACAACTCAAAATAATTTAGCATTCCAACAGAATCAAGCCGATGTACCAGCACATTTACAACATTTATATCAACATTTAGATTTTACAGGTTTAGACATTGACCAATTGAATGCTAAAACAGGATTAGCCATTACCGATTTAACCGCTCAGCTCATGGAACTTGAATTATTGGGATTAAGTTTACAACGTGCAGGATTATTTTTACGAGCCTAATATGTCAGAACAAACCGTTATCAACCATGCCGTACAACAATTACAACATGGCGAAGTAATTGCCTATCCGACCGAAGCAGTTTGGGGATTAGGTTGCGACCCTTATCAACAATCTGCATTTCTTAAAATTTTAGCTTTAAAACAACGTCCTATTGAAAAAGGCGTGATTCTATTAGCCAGTGATATACAACAAATCTCTTTTTTATTGGATCATTTAAACCATCAACAGTATCAACAAGTCATATCATCTTGGCAAGATACTCAAGCTGAACAAGCAACAACTTGGCTATTTCCTACTCATAAGAATATTCCATCATGGATTACAGGGCAATATCAGCAAGTCGCCGTTAGAGTTAGCCATCACCCTATTTGTAAACAATTATGTCAGCAATTTGGTGGATTTATTGTCTCAACCAGTGCAAACCCAAGCGGTTTAACACCAGCTCAAACTATAGAACAAGTGCGTGAATATTTTCCCAATCTGCATATTGTTAATGGCGAATTAGGACATGCCACACGTCCGAGCCGTATTATTGATGTAATAACAGGAGCAGTTTTACGTACCTAAAATTTTTATTTATTGCAGTTTTCCGCGATTCATTACATTTTTATAACGAAATAAGGTATTGAATCCTATCATTCACTTGTATAATTTAGTTTTATTTTAATCCTTAACTCATATTAAGGGTATTTTTATAATGATAGGTTTTTTAATGAGTAATAATGTTCAAGACACCACACAAACAGTCGAAGATATTGCAAAAAAAACAACCGATAAAATGGTTGATGTTACACAACAAGCCAGTGAAAAAGTAGTCAATGCAACACAGCAAGCAACCGAAAAAGTAACAGATGCAACCCACATTGCCACTCAAAAAGTAGTTGAACATTCTGAAAAATATAAAGATGCTTATGATGTGATTGATCAATTTGCACATGCTTTTTGGGAGCGTTTACCTTATTTATGTATTGCCCTTATTGTCTTTTTCATTTTTTGGTGTATTTCCAAACTATTTCGTTTATTTCTTGAAAAAGTACTTTCTAACAGCAGTCCACAACGCCAAAACCTACTATTAGTACTCAATCGTATTGGACATGTTGTCATTTTATTTATTGGTTTTTTAATTGCATTGGTCATTGTTATTCCAAGTTTTACACCTGCACAGCTCGTAGGTAGCTTAGGTATTGGTTCGGTTGCCATTGGTTTTGCGTTTAAAGATATTTTTCAAAATTTATTATCAGGTATTTTAATTTTATTAAGTGAACCATTTAAGATTGGAGATTATATACAAGTTGAGGATTTAGAAGGAACTGTTGAAGACATTCAAATCCGTGCAACTCATTTACGTTCCGTTGATGGACGAAAAATAATTATTCCAAATGCAACAGTCTATATTAGTCCAATTACGGTAAATACTGCTTACCATGAACGTCGTTGTGAATTTGTGGTAGGTATTAGCTATGATGATGATATTGAGCAGGCAAAACAAATTATCTGTAATGTACTAAACAATAATCAACACGTCATCAAAGAGCGTAAGTTTAATGTTTATGTAACAACTTTTGCTGATTTTTCAGTCAATTTAACCGTGCGTTGGTGGATTGATACAACACAAATTCTGATTGTAGAATCAGTAAGTGAAATTCAAGCCGAAGTAAAACAGGCTTTTGATTCGGCAAATATCTGTATTCCGTATCCTATCCATACTGTTAAAACAGAGAATACCCCTGTAGCTCCTATCACAGTAACAGATAAAGCTCCTTAATATTATATTACATAAAAATGTTAATATGACTGGTAATTCATACATTTTTATTTTATAATCAGCTTTTAATGGGGATGTTATTGGCTTCGACGTTAGTAATGAAACTCATAGATGCATGTCGAGAGTGCGTTTTCTCTCGTAAATAAAATACGCAATTTAAATAGTCGCAAACGACGAAACTTACGCTCTAGCTGCCTAAGGGCGCTTGTCCGCCTAGTAGAATACTTGTGGTCTACTAGCCCGACTGAAGCGAACGCACACAAGTCCGTATAACGTCAAGTCTCGGGGCGATATACCAAATTTAGAGAATCGCTCTTTGCACCCTGTTCGTTGGGTCGCTTAGGGTTAAAACAATAAACGATATCTAAGCATGTAGTATTCTCGAGTGTAGTGCTTACGGACGCGGGTTCAACTCCCGCCATCTCCACCAACACATCAAATCAACTAAAATCAAAACATATCAAATTCAAGCAAAATATATCAAAAAGCCCTTTATTTAAGGGCTTTTCTATTGTCTAAAGCTATTAATTTGTGTCATAATAAATCATGTTAAATCAACTTACATCAAATGTGATTTACACACAAAAACCACACAGACACACACGAGATAACACACAGTCATGCTATCAGATAACAAATTAAAAGGTCTAAAACCACAAGATAAACGCTATTCTATCTCAGATGGAAAAGGGTTAAGCATTGATATTATGCCGACAGGTAAAAAATCTTGGGTGCTTGAATACCGTTTAGATGGTGTACGTAAACGTGTAAAATTAGGCGAATACCCACAAATTTCACTCAAGCAAGCACGAGAATTAGCTGAACTAAAGAAGAATAATGCTGTTGTAAAAGAAATCACATTAAAAGATTTAATCCAAAAATGGATTGAAATTTACTCTGTGCAATGGACAAGCGAAAAATATAAATATACCGTAATTTACCGTCTAAATCTTATATCTGAAGATATAGAAAATAAATATGTACATGAAATCAGTCGAGCTATGGTATCAAAAGCAGTAGAAAGAATTGTACAAAATGGGACATTTGAAACAGCAAAACGTGCATTACGCTTATTATCTCAAGTATTTAATTATGCAATAGCTCATGAATACACACAAAAAAATCCTTGTCTATTAGTTGCAGATATTATCCCTGACAACAAAGTACAAAATATGGCAAGCCTAGCTATTGATGAAATGCCTATCTTTTGGGATAAAGTATTAAGTACACCAAGTCAAGAGTATATTATTATTGCATTAATTTTAGCAAACTATTTCGCCGTGCGACCAAGCGAATTATGCAATGCAAAATGGTGTGAATTTGATTTAGATAATGCCCAATGGATTATCCCAACCCATCGTATGAAAATGAGATTAGAACATATTGTTCCTATTGCATCTCAACCACTTGAATTATTAAAACAACTATATGCAAAACGAACAGATAACGACTTTATTTTTAAAAACCGACTTGATCCAACTCGACCAATGAGAATTGAGAGCCTATTAGCAGTCATTAAGCGTTCAGGATTTGGCGGTAAAATGACAACACACGGTTTCCGTTCTTTATTTTCTACATCTGCAAATAATAGTGGATTATGGCGTGCTGATGTCATCGAACGACAACTCGCTCATGTAAAAACAGATGTCCGCCATGTCTATAATCGTGCTGAATATTTAGATGAACGGATTAAATTAATGCAGTGGTGGGCGAATATCGTTAGTGAATGGGTACACATAAAATAACCACGATTAAATCGTGGTTGTTTGTGGGGTATCAAGTTGCTGTTTAATATTTTCAACATAACCACTGGACCAGTACATACGTTGCCCTACTGTACGATTAGGTGGAAATTGTTCACGATATTGTTCTTTAAATGTGTTCACAGATACACCTATTGCTTTTGCAAGGTCTTTTTGTGAATACCATTTTATTGATTTTTCACTCATAATTCACTCTTCCAAATAATAACCTGAATTTACAATATCACTGATATGTTCTTGAAATATTTCTGCCATTTCTTCATCAGTTGGCAGTTGGTCTTGCTCAATTTCGATAGTTGCACTTTTGTAACTACCTGTAATGCCAGTATCAGCCCAAACGACTACACGATATATTGACATATTTACTCCTGCGGTGGTTGTGGTTTTGGTTGCCAATGCGTTATAGCTTCAGGGTCTGAGCCATTATCAAAATAGATAAAATGTACACCTTCATCAAAATCAAACATAACAGTATCAGTCCAAACATCTTTACCATCTGTAATTAAGATTTCTTGACCTTCATCAAATCCACCGTCTTCAATCTTAATCCAACCGCCATTATTCGACTGACTTAAAA comes from Moraxella sp. ZY210820 and encodes:
- a CDS encoding LysM peptidoglycan-binding domain-containing protein, whose protein sequence is MAQLFNGISSKKRSSFKQSVLAVALATGLALTGTQAVHASPNKAPPSIKAGAPQVYVVKKGDTLWGIAGKFLKSPWRWKEIWAGNRHVKNPHRIYPGDRLLMCSYKGKPLIGKDQGDGCAGIIKRHTGSAKGPNNPQVRIEPLEASIATIPLAHIEHWLTRSIIMSPDSLTHVPYILAPADKRVLAGKGQIVYARGNGLEIGQEYGVYRQTTPYTEVIPAEKKYKKPTVKVLAEELEQVAAGVVTSIDASGTATIELTESYTAEVRSTDVVLPIYETNYPSMFFPTLKNQVTAGGKVIRVQGSISSGAKNSVITINRGTKHGMDSGQVFAINEAGEVVQDPKTKQSVRLPDRGIGHVMIFKTFDNMSYGLILDATGPVHTGSSIVPSELID
- the dprA gene encoding DNA-processing protein DprA → MLHQISEVLLHRIKLWYLVQHSLTTYHHLIQYFGSAELATQDNALRQWENLTIHSSHKQRATQYLQNPQAFFHCLQQLCDYCDFILADDDEHYPEQLKPYNDRSPLIFGQGDLSILTQAQIAIVGSRKPSAHGPKIAYDFAHYLAEKGYYITSGLANGIDTAAHHAGVKFQKTIAVIGSGLDQVYPAANRPLQQQIIAQHGAILTEFLPTTPPLQHHFPRRNRIISGLSLGTLVVEAAIKSGSLSTAKWALEQGKTVFAIPGHIQSEYHRGCHLLIREGAILVDEPQQIIDELQQTVQWQTSSYIPTPTVSSSKKQPTNVTTQNNLAFQQNQADVPAHLQHLYQHLDFTGLDIDQLNAKTGLAITDLTAQLMELELLGLSLQRAGLFLRA
- a CDS encoding mechanosensitive ion channel family protein produces the protein MVDVTQQASEKVVNATQQATEKVTDATHIATQKVVEHSEKYKDAYDVIDQFAHAFWERLPYLCIALIVFFIFWCISKLFRLFLEKVLSNSSPQRQNLLLVLNRIGHVVILFIGFLIALVIVIPSFTPAQLVGSLGIGSVAIGFAFKDIFQNLLSGILILLSEPFKIGDYIQVEDLEGTVEDIQIRATHLRSVDGRKIIIPNATVYISPITVNTAYHERRCEFVVGISYDDDIEQAKQIICNVLNNNQHVIKERKFNVYVTTFADFSVNLTVRWWIDTTQILIVESVSEIQAEVKQAFDSANICIPYPIHTVKTENTPVAPITVTDKAP
- the ibaG gene encoding BolA family iron metabolism protein IbaG; the protein is MNSEQLAQILKQAFPQAEIHVTGEGGKFDLRIVDDIFEGKRTVARQQSVYAPLNEHIKSGVVHAVTIRAMTQEEWRKASLFGV
- the def gene encoding peptide deformylase, whose product is MALLPILHYPDPKLRTIAQPVAEINDEIRQLVADMFETMYEAKGIGLAATQIDRHIQLIVMDLTEDHSEPMVFINAQVTPLTEECAVYKEGCLSIPQVYDDVERPTRVKIEYLNLDGEQVEVEAEGLFAVCIQHELDHLNGKLFVDYLSPLKRQRAREKVEKIVRQRQRKQK
- a CDS encoding Sua5/YciO/YrdC/YwlC family protein, whose protein sequence is MSEQTVINHAVQQLQHGEVIAYPTEAVWGLGCDPYQQSAFLKILALKQRPIEKGVILLASDIQQISFLLDHLNHQQYQQVISSWQDTQAEQATTWLFPTHKNIPSWITGQYQQVAVRVSHHPICKQLCQQFGGFIVSTSANPSGLTPAQTIEQVREYFPNLHIVNGELGHATRPSRIIDVITGAVLRT
- a CDS encoding tyrosine-type recombinase/integrase — encoded protein: MLSDNKLKGLKPQDKRYSISDGKGLSIDIMPTGKKSWVLEYRLDGVRKRVKLGEYPQISLKQARELAELKKNNAVVKEITLKDLIQKWIEIYSVQWTSEKYKYTVIYRLNLISEDIENKYVHEISRAMVSKAVERIVQNGTFETAKRALRLLSQVFNYAIAHEYTQKNPCLLVADIIPDNKVQNMASLAIDEMPIFWDKVLSTPSQEYIIIALILANYFAVRPSELCNAKWCEFDLDNAQWIIPTHRMKMRLEHIVPIASQPLELLKQLYAKRTDNDFIFKNRLDPTRPMRIESLLAVIKRSGFGGKMTTHGFRSLFSTSANNSGLWRADVIERQLAHVKTDVRHVYNRAEYLDERIKLMQWWANIVSEWVHIK